From the genome of Pectobacterium atrosepticum:
CTCAACCACTTCCACGACTCGGCGCGCGCTCGCAAGCATCAGTGCCAGAACCGTATCCGCCACCGTTTCCGTTAGCACGGTTGGGGTATGCATGAGAATCACCCCTTTTTCATTCAGCGCGTCGACGTTAAAGGTGTCGTAACCGACAGAAATAGTGGAAGCCGCGCGTAAAAGCGGTGCGTGTTGCAGGAAGTCTTTATCGACTTTGCCGCCGGAACCAATGATGCCTTCGGCCGTTGCCAGAGCAGGGTGGTCGAGTGCGGGAAAGGCGTCAAGTTCGGTGACGGTGAAGTGTTGGTCTAAACGAGCACGTAGGTCGTCAGCCACTTTTTTATACAGGATAACGCTAGGTTTCATCACAAACTCCAGCAGATTAAGGAAGTTAAGGTAGAAATCGCTCATCAAATAATCGCGTAGCTGGCGAGAGACTGCAAGCGATACCGCCCCCGCATCTGCCCAAGGTTAATCTCGATTAATGGGGGATTTGCACGATTGATGTGATGAACGATCGCATACAGACGCTTCACCGCTGCGTGCAGCTGTCCCTGAATGACGTTTCTTGATGATCCATTGATTAATATATTTCCTTTGTGATTGATATCACTCATTTCTTGATAAAGCATTACTACAAAAAACCGATAACGTTATTTACGGGGATGTTTTTTGACATGGTGATGTTTTAGACATTGATAGTGTTAATGGGGGCGGAAATGCATTTTTTTACCAGGATTATGAGTAACCTCAAGGTTTCTCATAAGCTGTATGGCGGTTTCGGTATTGTCCTGTTTTTGGTAATGATCGCATCTGGCGTTGGTGCTGTACGATTTTTCATCATCCACGATCTGTATGTTAAAACGACGATTTTGAATGAAATGAATCATTATCTCGATCAGTCAAAAATGGCGAGAGTAAAATATTCATTCACCTTTGCGGATGACAATATCAAGAACCTTAATACCTACATTAGTCAGGCAAATCAGCAAAAAGAAAAAGCGAAAGCGCTAACGTGGGAAGCGGTTTATCTCTCTGATTTTAATAATCTTGATCAGGATTTCGCTAATTATGATACCGATCTGAATAGCATGAAAGCCGCCGCAAACACGGTGGTCGAGACGGCAAAGAAAATCAGCCAGATGAATGCCTCTGATGCATTAACGGCATTTATGACTGGTCTCCCCGTCGGCGCAGATGAAAGTGCGTTGTCTATGCAGAAGGAATCCCTCTCGCTGCTGTTTCTGAAACTGGTCAACAGCACCTACACCTTACAAAGAGAGAATAGCGAAGCCGCGTTTACTGCACAGAAACAGGTCTATGGCGAATCGAAGACATCCTATGATGCGCTGGCATCGTCGGTCACTGGCGATCGCCGTCGCGTAGTCGATTCGTTTTGGCAATCATTTGAAAATTATCATCAAACGGCAGAGCAGTATTACGCACGGTTGGGGCAGTTAAAAACCACTGATGTGAAGTTCCGGGCAACCGGAGACAAAATGACGAGCGACATCGGCAGTATTCTGCAAAAGCTCGGCGCGAAGAATGATGACATTATCAATAGCTCTGTACTGCAAACGCTGGTTTTAGGGGCGATTGCCATTGTATTCGGCCTACTGATCGCATGGTCTGTCACGCGACAAATTACCCGATCCATTATCACCAACCTGAAGCTGGCGGAACGGATCGCTGGTGGCGATCTCTCTGCGAATGTCACGGTGGAACGGCATGATGAGCTGGGGCAATTAACGGCGGCCATGATGGTGATGACGGAGAAATTACGTCATTTAATGACGGATATTCGTCAGAGCGTGTACAGCGTTGAGAGTGCTTCCGCTGATATTGCATCGGGCAATAATGATTTGTCATCACGTACCGAGCAGCAATCGGCGGCGATTGTAGAAACGGCGGCCAGTATGGAAGAGTTAACGGCCACCGTGAAGAACAACGCCGAGAATGCCCGACATGCCAGCCAGATTGCCGGAGAAGCTTCAACCAATGCCAACCGCGGCGGGGATATTATTAACCGCGTGATTCACACCATGAGCGATATTTCAGGCAGTTCGAAGAAGATCTCTGATATTACGAGTGTCATTAATAGCATCGCTTTCCAGACTAATATTCTGGCATTGAATGCGGCTGTGGAAGCGGCACGAGCCGGTGAACAAGGACGGGGATTTGCGGTGGTCGCCAGTGAAGTTCGTAGTCTTGCTCAGCGCAGTTCACAGGCCGCAAAAGAGATCGAAACCCTGATCTCCGAATCGGTTTCTCGCGTGGATGCAGGTACTGAACTGGTTTCTCGGGCGGGAACGACGATGGATGACATTGTCGCTTCCGTGAACCGTGTGAATGACATCATGGGGGAAATCTCCTCAGCATCGGATGAGCAGAGTCGTGGTATCGCCCAAATTGGCAGTGCGGTTGCTGAAATGGATACCACCATCCAGCAGAACGCCTCGATGGTGAGTGAATCTTCGGCTGCGGCAAACTCGCTGCAAGAACAAGCGTCGAAGTTGGCAAAACTGATGTCGGTTTTCCGCATATCCGATAAGGATGTTGCGGGGCTGGCAAGACTGCAGGGTTCGAACACCGGTAATCCAAATTCGGGTAATAAGGCTATAGCTCGTCTGCCGACGCTTGCGTCGCGGGATAACGGCAACGATAACTGGACAACGTTCTGATATCCGGTTGAACCGATAGCTCAGAGATTATCCATTGAACCGAAGGGAGCGGTATTTACTGCTCCCTTACTCGTTTCACCCACTGCATAATTAGCGCAGTAGCTTGCGTATCCTGATTGACGTTTTCCTCAACAATGGCGAAACCCTGCTTATGGTAGAACCGGCAGGCGCGCGTATTCTGCTGATACACTTCCAGACTGAGTAAGGGGAAAAGCGCCTGAACATGCTGGATTAGCGTTGCGCCAATCTGTTTGCCGTAATAGTTTTGTTCCACAAAGAGTGCGCCGATAAATCGTGCTTCCAGTACGCTGATAAAGCCAATAAGACTTCCTTGCTCCTCATAAACCCAGGTTTGTGACTGAGGAATATAGATGTCACGTACCGCAGTTGCACTTTCTCGCCAGTAATCTTCATGAATGAAGGGATGCGCCAGAATGGTGCTCGTTAACCAAAGTTGCATCAGCGGTTCGAGATCGAGGCCACGGTAAGGGCGGATCATGATGTGCTTTTCTGATGACAAAAACAGTCGGTGACATGGTCGTTGACCAATCCGCCCGCCTGCATGAAGGCATAACAGATAGTTGAACCGATAAATTTGAAGCCGCGTTTCTTCAGGGCTTTTGACATGGCATCTGAAACGTCCGTTTTGGCAGGAACCTCTGCAAGTGAAGCTGGGTGATTGAGACGCGGTTGGTGTTCGACAAAAGACCAAATGAAGTGCGAGAAACTCTCTCCCTGACTTTCCATCGCCACCCATATTTTTGCATTGGTGATGATCGCCTCGATTTTCCCACGGTGGCGGATAATACCGCTGTCCTGCACCAGTCGATCCACGTCATCCTGCGTCATTTTTGCTACTTGTTCAGGATTGAACTGGTGAAAACAACGGCGATAGTTTTCGCGTTTTTTCAGGACGGTGATCCAGGAAAGGCCCGCCTGCTGGCCCTCCAGACACAGTAGCTCAAATAGCTTCTGGCTGTCGGTGCAGGGCTTCCCCCACTCGTTATCGTGGTAATCCTGATATAAGGTGTCTTGTGTAACCCAGCCGCAGCGTTGCATTCCTTTCTCCTGATTCGGTTGTGCCGTTGGTATTTGGACGCACAGTTCATTGTAATGCGGTCTGCCGCAATGTGGGGAGATCATGACATTCATAGTTCTGTATATGCAACCAGCGTTTTGCGGGCGTGCTCGCAGATATGAAAGGTCGTGTGCGGATGGGGCGGAAAGTCGTCGTGGAATCGTGAATAATGCTTTGCCAACAGCTCAGGGCTGTTTTATTCGCTCAGGGCTGTTCATTAGCTCAGGGCTGTTTATTGATCATAAGAAAAGCATAAACAGAGACAGAGGTATAGGGAATGGCAGTGGAGTGGATAGCGGCCTATCTGGCATTAGGCGCAGTGGTGGGTTTTATGGCCGGGTTATTGGGCATCGGCGGCGGTGGCATTATGGTGCCAGTGCTGACGGCGCTGTTTGCCGCACAAGGTGTAGATAATACGCATCTGGTGCATTTGGCGTTGGGAACGTCAATGGCGGCGATTGTCGTCACGGCAATTTCCAGCCTGCGTACCCACCATCAGCATCAGGCGGTGCTTTGGCCTGTAGTGGTGCGGATTACGCCTGCCATCCTGATCGGGACATTCGCCGCTACCTGGCTGGCGACGATGTTGCCGACGCGAACGCTGGCAATCTTTTTTTCCTGTTTTATGGCCTACGTTTCGCTGCAAATGGTGTTGAATATCAAGCCAAAACCGCAGCGCCAGTTGCCCGGTACGGCAGGTGTTTCGTTCGCAGGGCTGGTGATTGGTAGTATTTCGGCGCTGGTGGCCATTGGCGGCGGGTCGCTCACGGTGCCGTTCCTGACGTGGTGCAACGTGCGTATCCAGCAGGCGATCGGTACGTCGGCAGCGGTCGGGCTACCGATTGCTCTTTCCGGTGCGCTGGGCTACATGATCAACGGTTGGTCGGCGAACGGGCTGCCTGATTACAGCGTCGGCTATGTTTCTCTGCCCGCTGTTCTCTTGATTTCCGCCGTCAGCTTCTTCACTGCGCCTGTTGGCGCTCGTCTGGCGCACCGTCTGCCTGTTGCGACGCTGAAAAAAGCCTTTGCGGCATTGTTACTGCTGCTGAGCCTGAAGATGTTGCAGACCGTTTTTTCCGGTTGATCCCGGAACTTGAAAGATGATGGCGGGGATTTGCACTTGTTACCGCATTCTGGCTGTATATCTTGCGGTCAGAGGGTATACTGGCGAATTCCTTATAAATCCACTTGTATCGCGCGCGAATCCAACATGCAAAAGTTTGATACCAAGACCTTCCAGGGCCTGATCCTGACGTTACAGGATTATTGGGCTCGCCAGGGCTGCACCATTGTTCAACCATTGGACATGGAAGTCGGCGCAGGCACTTCACATCCTATGACCTGCCTGCGGGCACTGGGGCCGGAGCCAATGGCCACCGCCTATGTGCAACCCTCTCGTCGTCCAACCGATGGGCGCTACGGCGAAAACCCGAACCGCTTACAGCACTATTACCAGTTTCAGGTCGTCATTAAGCCATCACCGGAGAATATTCAGGAGCTGTATCTCGGTTCTCTGAAAGAGCTGGGCATGGATCCGACCATTCACGATATTCGCTTCGTGGAAGACAACTGGGAAAACCCGACGCTGGGCGCATGGGGCCTGGGCTGGGAAGTTTGGTTGAACGGTATGGAAGTCACGCAGTTTACCTACTTCCAGCAGGTTGGCGGCTTGGAATGTAAACCAGTAACCGGTGAGATCACCTACGGTCTGGAACGTCTGGCGATGTACATTCAGGGCGTTGATAGCGTTTACGATCTGGTCTGGAGCGATGGCCTGTTAGGTAAAACCACCTACGGCGACGTGTTCCATCAAAACGAAGTCGAGCAATCGACCTATAACTTTGAACACGCAGATGTCGATTTCCTGTTCAGCTGTTTCGAGCAATATGAAAAAGAAGCGCAGCACCTGCTGGCGTTGGAAAAACCGCTGCCTTTACCAGCTTACGAACGCATTTTGAAAGCGGCGCACAGCTTTAACCTGCTGGATGCGCGTAAAGCGATCTCGGTTACCGAGCGTCAGCGCTACATTCTGCGTATTCGTACCCTGACCAAAGCGGTTGCGGAAGCCTATTATGCCTCTCGTGAGGCTCTGGGTTTCCCGATGTGTAATAAGAAAGAGAGCTAAGAGGCAGCCATGACTGACAAGACTTTTCTGGTGGAAATTGGCACGGAAGAGCTGCCGCCGAAGGCTCTCCGTAATCTGGCAGAATCCTTTGCCGCTAATTTCACGGCGGAGCTGGATGCCGCCAATCTGGCGCACGGGGACGTAAGCTGGTTTGCTGCGCCGCGCCGTCTGGCGCTGAAAGTGGCACGCTTAAGCGCTTCTCAGCCCGATCGTGAAGTAGAAAAACGGGGTCCAGCGATTTCTCAAGCGTTTGATGCCGAAGGAAAACCAACCAAAGCGGCAGAAGGCTGGGCGCGTGGCTGTGGTATCACCGTTGAGCAGGCCGAACGTTTAACGACCGATAAAGGCGAGTGGCTGCTGTATCGCGCCCACGCTAAAGGTGAACAGGCTCAGGCGTTGCTGGCTGGCATGGTAAGCACCGCGTTATCAAAGCTGCCGATCCCAAAACTGATGCGCTGGAGCGATAAAGAAACCCAGTTTGTGCGTCCGGTACACACTGTAACCCTGCTGCTGGGTGAGGAACTCATCCCCGGTCAGGTACTGGGTATCCATTCTGCTCGTACTATCCGCGGTCACCGCTTTATGGGTGAAGCTGAATTCACGATCGACAACGCCGAACAGTACCCGCAGATTCTGCTGGAACGCGGTAAAGTCGTCGCCGACTATGATGCGCGTAAAGCCAAAATCAAAGCCGATGCGGAAGAAGCCGCACGCAAGATTGGCGGTAATGCCGATCTGAGCGACAGCCTGCTGGAAGAAGTCACCTCGCTGGTGGAATGGCCGGTGGTACTGACTGCGAAATTTGAAGAAAAATTCCTCGCTGTACCGTCCGAGGCGCTGGTTTACACCATGAAAGGTGACCAGAAGTATTTCCCGGTTTACGACAACAGCGGCAATCTGCTGCCTCACTTTATCTTTGTTGCCAATATCGAATCCAAAGATCCACAGCAGATTATCTCCGGTAACGAAAAAGTGGTGCGTCCGCGCTTAGCTGACGCCGAGTTCTTCTTCAA
Proteins encoded in this window:
- a CDS encoding HAMP domain-containing protein translates to MHFFTRIMSNLKVSHKLYGGFGIVLFLVMIASGVGAVRFFIIHDLYVKTTILNEMNHYLDQSKMARVKYSFTFADDNIKNLNTYISQANQQKEKAKALTWEAVYLSDFNNLDQDFANYDTDLNSMKAAANTVVETAKKISQMNASDALTAFMTGLPVGADESALSMQKESLSLLFLKLVNSTYTLQRENSEAAFTAQKQVYGESKTSYDALASSVTGDRRRVVDSFWQSFENYHQTAEQYYARLGQLKTTDVKFRATGDKMTSDIGSILQKLGAKNDDIINSSVLQTLVLGAIAIVFGLLIAWSVTRQITRSIITNLKLAERIAGGDLSANVTVERHDELGQLTAAMMVMTEKLRHLMTDIRQSVYSVESASADIASGNNDLSSRTEQQSAAIVETAASMEELTATVKNNAENARHASQIAGEASTNANRGGDIINRVIHTMSDISGSSKKISDITSVINSIAFQTNILALNAAVEAARAGEQGRGFAVVASEVRSLAQRSSQAAKEIETLISESVSRVDAGTELVSRAGTTMDDIVASVNRVNDIMGEISSASDEQSRGIAQIGSAVAEMDTTIQQNASMVSESSAAANSLQEQASKLAKLMSVFRISDKDVAGLARLQGSNTGNPNSGNKAIARLPTLASRDNGNDNWTTF
- a CDS encoding N-acetyltransferase produces the protein MIRPYRGLDLEPLMQLWLTSTILAHPFIHEDYWRESATAVRDIYIPQSQTWVYEEQGSLIGFISVLEARFIGALFVEQNYYGKQIGATLIQHVQALFPLLSLEVYQQNTRACRFYHKQGFAIVEENVNQDTQATALIMQWVKRVREQ
- a CDS encoding DNA-3-methyladenine glycosylase I, with amino-acid sequence MQRCGWVTQDTLYQDYHDNEWGKPCTDSQKLFELLCLEGQQAGLSWITVLKKRENYRRCFHQFNPEQVAKMTQDDVDRLVQDSGIIRHRGKIEAIITNAKIWVAMESQGESFSHFIWSFVEHQPRLNHPASLAEVPAKTDVSDAMSKALKKRGFKFIGSTICYAFMQAGGLVNDHVTDCFCHQKSTS
- a CDS encoding sulfite exporter TauE/SafE family protein → MAVEWIAAYLALGAVVGFMAGLLGIGGGGIMVPVLTALFAAQGVDNTHLVHLALGTSMAAIVVTAISSLRTHHQHQAVLWPVVVRITPAILIGTFAATWLATMLPTRTLAIFFSCFMAYVSLQMVLNIKPKPQRQLPGTAGVSFAGLVIGSISALVAIGGGSLTVPFLTWCNVRIQQAIGTSAAVGLPIALSGALGYMINGWSANGLPDYSVGYVSLPAVLLISAVSFFTAPVGARLAHRLPVATLKKAFAALLLLLSLKMLQTVFSG
- the glyQ gene encoding glycine--tRNA ligase subunit alpha; translation: MQKFDTKTFQGLILTLQDYWARQGCTIVQPLDMEVGAGTSHPMTCLRALGPEPMATAYVQPSRRPTDGRYGENPNRLQHYYQFQVVIKPSPENIQELYLGSLKELGMDPTIHDIRFVEDNWENPTLGAWGLGWEVWLNGMEVTQFTYFQQVGGLECKPVTGEITYGLERLAMYIQGVDSVYDLVWSDGLLGKTTYGDVFHQNEVEQSTYNFEHADVDFLFSCFEQYEKEAQHLLALEKPLPLPAYERILKAAHSFNLLDARKAISVTERQRYILRIRTLTKAVAEAYYASREALGFPMCNKKES